The following is a genomic window from Salinibacterium sp. UTAS2018.
CGATAGAACGGTCGCTCACCGTGTTGATTCGCTACCTGGCTGAACACTGTTCGATGGCAGGAAACAACGATCGTGTATCCGTCTATTACCACCATGATCAAAAGTTCGTGATGCTTGCTCGTTGGTCGCAGAACCCCGGCTTCGCAACCTCTGGGCGTGGAACATATCCAATTGGTCAAGGCGCGATCGGTGAGGCTTGGGAATCACGATCCGCCGTCGTGGAGTTGCCCGCCACCCGAGCGCGTTGGAACCAACGACTTGAGAGACACCATGGCTTCCCAAAAGGCACCGCTGCCAACCTAACGATGCACAGCTTGAGCATCGCAGCGCTCAGAATCGCGGCTAACGGTGAGTCGGTAGGAGTGGTCGTCTTCGAATCCACGGTAAAGGAGCGGGCGACTCAGGACACTTTAGATACGTTGGAAGGATCGATGCTTTACGCGACGCTCCGTGAGCTGGTCGCGACCGTCGCTACCCTCACCCCTAGAGTGCAAGAGGCCTCGAAAACGAAACCGCCTTCTGCCCCCGAGCCCGAAGCCTGGCGAGAAATGGGAACCGAGTAGGAGAGATGAGTATGCAGAACCCTCCCCACCCTGGCCTGTTGCTGGAGGATTACCTCGGCGACGTCAGCCTCGCTGAAGCTGCCCGCCGACTCGGCGTCACGCGGGCGACGCTGTCGCGCATCCGTAATGGTCATGCGTCCGTGACCGCTGATATGGCGGTGCGCCTCGGAATTCTGCTCGGTACCAGCGCTGAGCTGTGGCTCGGCATGCAGACCGCGTATGACCTGTGGGTCGAGCGCCAGAAGCCTCGCCCCGAAATATTGTCGCTAGCGAGCTGGGCGTAGCGCCAAGCGCAATAGGAGAAAATCGATGACGCTCACTAAACAGTCCTACGTAGCAACGACTCGCAAGGACGGCGATTGGTGGCTCATCGAGGTGCCCGAACTCGACGCCGTCGGTCAAGCGCGGAGCGTCACAGAGTGCACAACGGTAGCCCGCGAAATTATCGGGCTTTGGCTCGACATCGAGCCAGAAATGATTGATGTCACGGTGACAGTCGAAAAATAGGGGTGCATCGTGACATTCCTCAGGCACTCGACCGCTCGAGCGACGCCTTGTCTGCAGAATGGAAGCGGCAAACGACGTTGCGCCTTGGGGCTATTGAGCCCGAGTCCACATCAGCGTATTATGGCTAGGAAAGCTAGCCATAATGGTGGAGGCGTTAAGTGAGACTTGTGAACATCCTTGAAGCGCGCAATACGCTGTCCCGGCTGGTGGCGGCGGTGAGCGACGGTGACGAAGTGGTTATCGCCAAGCGAGGCAAGCCGGTCGCGCGGCTGGTCCCTGCTGTCGAGATCGTCTCCGAGCACACTGCGGCGCAAGCTGCAGAATGGCTTACCCGTAACCCAGTTCCTAGCCACCCGGCGCGCTCCGCAGATGAACTTGACCGTCAGATTGCGGCCGAGCGTGAGGGCTGGGAGTGATCTATCTCGACTCCTGCATTGTGATTTACGCTGTGGAAGATGACGGACCTCGTGGCAACGCAGTGCGTCAGAGGCTTACTGACGCTGCCGATGCGGTTGTCGCAGTGAGTGCCCTTGTCACTCTCGAATGTCTCGTCGGACCACTTCGCGACGAAAACTTCGGTCTCCACGACCACTACCTCCGAGCGCTCAGCAACTTCAAGGCGCTTCCGCTGGAGGCCGAGCACTACATGCGAGCGGCTGAGCTTCGAGCCCGCTATGGTCTTAAAACGCCAGATGCGCTTCACCTCGCCGCCGCCCAAATGCATGGGTGTGACGAGTTGTGGACTAACGACGATCGCCTTGCTTCGGCGGCAAAAAATTTGGCGATGAACGTGACTTCGCCTTCCGCAAATTCGTAAACCTCGTTGTTGCTCCGGCTCGCGCGGTAGCGTGAACCCATGACGGTACTCACCCCAGCACTGCTAGGCCGCATCCGCTCGCGGGCCGCGCGCTATGACCGCGAGAACATCTTCTTCACCGAAGACCTGCAAGAGCTGCGTGCCGTCGGCTACCTGAAGCCACGCAGTCTGCGCGAGCTGTCGGATGACCAGCGCCTGCTCGCCGCCTACGCTCCGGCCACGGCGCTCGCCATCAACATGCACCTCGTGTGGATCGGCGTCGCCTGGGCCCTGCGCGAACGCGGCGACTCGAGCCTCGACTGGCTGTTGGCGGATGCCGAAGCTGGCGAAGTCTTCGCCTTCGGCTTGAGTGAACCCGGCAACGATCTCGTCATGTGGGACTCGCACACCACCGCCGAAACCGTCGAGGGCGGTTACGCGTTCACGGGCACCAAGATCTTCACTTCGCTCTCTCCCGCGTGGACCCAACTGGGCCTCTTCGGCAAGCACACCGCCGACGATGGCACCGAAACCCTCGTGCATGGTTTCATCTCTCGCGACGAGCCCGGCTGGCGCTCCCTCGGCGACTGGGACACTCTCGGCATGCGCGCCACCCAAAGCCACACGACGGTGCTGGATGGCGCCTTCGTTCCCGCAAATCGGGTCGCCCGCGTGCTGCCCGTCGGCCCCAACGCCGATCCTTTCATCTTCGCGGTGTTCGCCAACTTCTTGCCGCTCATCGCCTCTGTGTACGCAGGGCTCGCGGACCGCGCCCTCGAACTCGGGGTCGAAGCACTGCAGCAGCGCAGCTCGGCCATCAGTGGAGAGGCGTACTCCGAGCATCCGGATCTGCGCTGGCGCATGGCGGATGCCGCCCTCGCGCTCGATGCGATCGAACCCCAGCTGCACAGCATCGTCGATGACGTTGATGGACTCGTGGATCACGGGGCAGGCTGGTTCCGCAAACTGACCGGTGTGAAGCACCGCAGCATCGAAACCGCACGCCACGTCGTCGATCAGGTCATGCGCTCAGCCGGGGGAGGAGCCTTCCGCAGCACGAGCGAACTCGCGCGCCTGCAACGCGATGTGCTCGCCGGCATCTACCACCCCTCGAACCCGGAGTCGGTGTACAAAACGGTCGCGAGCGACCTGTTCGGGAGTTAGGTGGGCACGCGTTTGATGGTTCAAGAACTTCACTTACCGCGGGCGAGTATGGCCTGATGTGGTGGCGGGAAACTTCGACCAAAGGTATGCAGGCGCATGGCACAAGCCGATGCATTCTGCACAAAAGATCGCCGCGGAGAATCCGCCTGCGAAGTGGGGGCCACGATGTTGGCTGCATTGTGGAAATCGATGCCCGCAGCATCTGTGGTCGGAACAAGGTCTCTAAGCTGCGGGCACCGATAGATATAGGTTCCTGAACGGGTGCTAGTTTTCGCCGTGGCGGCGAGGTTCCGCCGACCGCCGACGACGAATTGCGGTAGCGAGCATCGCAACGGTGAAGAAGCCGACACCGGTGAGGATCGCCATGTATGTGGTCGCACCGAGCAGATGAATAGCCAATCCGAGTACGACCGCACCGGCTAACCAGCTTGCGACGATATAAGACCAAGTGCGCATTTCTTGCCTACTTTCTTGTGTATTGGACTGTTAGCAGGTCACTGTGTGCAGCGACCATGTTAGGGGCCCGCCGATAACCACACCAGCGTATGGCATGTTGATTTGGATGCACTTTCCAGCAGCTGCGGCGGACTTGAACTGGTTCCCGAAGGCAAGGATTAGAGCACCTGAGACCACGCCGCAGGTCACCGCACCGGGCCCGCTAGCAATTAGGCCACAGAATGCGCTTAGTAGCGACGCGTAACCAGCGTTAGCTGCATTGGCAACCTGTTTGGTCTCCGACTTTGAAAACTTCATGGCCTGTCCCCACCAGAAGTACAGCGTTTGGGGGTCCGCGACGACAGGGTATGTGACAGGCTGGGCGTCTAGATCAACGACCTGGGTGAGTGTCCCCCCGGAGATTTCGTAGGATGTTGCCACATCCCTCCCCTCAGCGTCGACGGCCCATGGCGCGGCTACCTGCGCGATGGGAACTCCAGATTGGTCGGTAACTATCACCGCACCGGTCTGTGGGTCGGCTATCAGTTGCGCCTCGCCCTCGACGTCAAAAGTGTATTCGTACCGCTGAGGTGCGTTCTTATTAGAAATAACTGTTGCAACCTGCACCGCGCCCGCTGATTTCCCCACCACCACGGTTTGGGAACCATTCTCGTTGTCGAATGAGACAGCGCCTGAAGGGTCAACGGTTGCCTCGCTACTCTCGGAGGCAAAGGGGAGAGTTAGGCCGACTTGAGGATTTCCCTCCGCACCCAAGCGGATGCTATCGGAGCTCAGCGCAGGCAACGTGATTGCGACGCCATTCTGCGCGAGAGCTGTCCTCTGCCCAGACGCTGTGGCCTCCATTGGGGAAGTGACGGCATCGCGCAGCACATCCATTTCGGCCGCGCTAGTTTGCTCCGCCACATTCTTTACTGCCGCTATCGGATCGTTGACGACCTGCGCAAAAGCCGGGCCGGGAGCCACGCCTACAGCAGCGATGCCGACAACGATGGACGCCGCCATGCTCAGGGCGCTCTTAGGTAGAAAACGCACAATTTCTCCTTCGATCGTTCTGTGCGCAGTTCGGTAACCACACAACGAAAATTGATATATATTCATTCAGCATAACAAGGGTAGAAGAAGGTGTCTATGGTTGATCCATGTTCCGAAGAACGCTCCAAGAATGGTGGCAATGCGCACCTCGTATGGACCGGCGTCGCGGAGGCTCTGAGCGAACCCGGCAACGATCTCGTCATGCGGGACTCGCTCACCACCGCCGAAACCGTCGAGGGCGGTTACGCGTTCACGGGCACCAAGATCTTCACCTCGCTCTCCCCGGCAAGCACACCGAGGGCGATGGCAGCGAAACCCTCGTGCATGGTTTCGTCTCTCGCGATGAACCCGGCTGGCGCTCGCTCGGCGACTGGGACACCCTCGGCATGCGCGCCACCCAAAGCCACACGACAGTGTTGGATGGCGCCTTCGTTCCCGCGAACAGGGTCGCCCGCGTGCTGCCCGTCGGGCCCAACGCCGATCCGTTCATCTTCGCGGTGTTCGCGAACTTCTTGCCGCTCATCGCCTCCGTCTATGCGGGCCTCGCAGACCGCGCCCTCGAACTCGGGGTCGAAGAACTGCAGCAGCACGAGCGAACTCGCGCGCCTGCAACGCGATGTGCTCGCCGGCATCTACCACCCCTCGAACCCGGAGTCGATGTACAAGGCGGTCGCGAGCAACCTGTTCGGGAGTTAGCCGCCGTTGATTGCGATGCTCACCCAGCCCAACAGCGCGAAAACAAGAGCGACGCCGCCGAGCGAGATTGCGATACGCGGTCGCTTGCCCAGAACTAGGTAGTACAGCGCGGTCGTGATGGGTGCGGTCCACGCTCCAGCCGCGATCATGAACATGCCCAGGAACACGGGAGTGTCTAGGTGGGTAATGAGCCCCGTAACTAAGACGGCGAGACCCGGCACGATCCCGAAGAGTGGACTCAGCGCGATGAAAAGTGCGATGGGGAGTGCGCGAGCGGGAACCCGTGTGCTCAGCCACAACCATATCGGCACACCGAATAGGGCTGCTACCGGGAGGCCCACTGCGGTGACGCGGGCGAAAGCGTGCAGCAGCTCCGAGCCGGTCGAGCCGTAATAGGGAGTTCCCAGCACTACGAGCGCTGTGCCCAGAGCCAATGCCACCGCGACGCAGCCGAGAACGGCGGCGATGTCCTTGGCGTTTCGGCGCGGGTGCGCGCTCGCTGGGATCGGAACACTATCGATGCGCTGTTCTGGTGCCGATGTCGTCACTGGTCCACATCCCCTCGAGCCACCTCGAAATGTGACTCGTCCTCACTCGAGGTTACAGCGAAGCAACTTGCTCGCGCACCCCGAGTCGCAAGCTCACGTCGTCGTCGCGACGCTCGTCGTCGTGGTGGCTCACGAGCACCACGATCTTGTCGGCGAGAGCCGTGCGCAGGTCGGTGATGAGTTGCTCGGCGCTCGCGGCATCCAAGTGGGCGGTCGGCTCGTCGAGAAGTACGACATCCGCCCGCGTCAGTAGAGTGCGGGCAACCGCCAACCGCTGACGCTCGCCGCCCGAGAGGCTTTCGCCCGCCGAGCCGACACGAGTGTCGAGGCCGCGGTCGAGCGAATCGAAGAGCGGACCAAGACCTACCTGACGCAGCACCGCGACGAGCTCCTGCTCGGTCGGCTGATCGTCGTGCGCGCGGCCCAACAGCAGGTTCGCGCGGATCGTTGAATCGAAGAGGTGCGACTCTTGCGGACACCACGTGACCGCCGCGCGCAATTGCGCTGGCGAGAGCTCCTGCGCATCCACCCCATTGAGGCTCCAGGAGCCAGCGGCCGCCGGAAGATACCCGAGCAGCGCCGCCAACAGCGTCGACTTACCTGCGCCTGACGGACCCTCCACGACAAGCCACTCGCTGCGCTCCACCCGAGCGGTCGCGCCCGAGAACGCCAACGTTGGGCTCGAAGGCCAGCGGATGCCGAGCTCGCTCAGTTCGAGAACAGTCACGTCACCAAGGGGTTGGTCTGCGTTCGCGGCTTCCGCCTGCGCGCGGTGGCCGGCGCGCTTACCTGCAGCACCATCCGCACGCTCAACCCCCGCCGTAACCCCGCGCACCTTTGCCAGCGCGGCGCTGAGCGCCGGCCACTGCTGCACCGAGTCGACGAACGCGATCAGCGAGTCCACGAGCCCGATGGGGATAAGCACGAGCACCGCGACGATACCGATCGGAAGGGTGCCGGCGATGACGGCGGGCGCGGCGACGGGCAACATCGCGACGGCCGTGACGGAGCAGGCGAGTACGACGACGGCGTTGCCGATTCCCAGGGCGCGAGCGCTGCGGCGGGAGAGTGCACCGGCTTCGGCGTCGATGTGATCGAGGCGGGCGAGCATCCGCCCACCAACACCGTTGGCGCGCAAGTCGGTCGCGGCACCGGTCATGGCGGCGAAGGCGCGCACGACGCGGGATTGCACTTCGGCGATGCCGTTGGCGGCCGAGCGGTCCACGATCACGGCGATGATGGGCGCCGCCACAAGCCCAACGGCGAGACCCGCGAGCAATACTGGCACAGCGGGCGCGTGCAGCAGGCCGACCGCGATGAGGGCGGCAAGAGAAGTGCCGAGAGCAACAGCGGGAGGCAGCACCACGCGGGGAACAAGATCGCGCACGCGGTCAGACGCCGCAACGAGGTAGTCGAGGGCGACCCCGCCATTGGCGAGAGCACGCGAGCCGAGAGCGCGAGCACCCAGACCGTTCCACAGGGCAACCCGCAACTCGATGACCGACCCGAGCACAGCGCGGTGCGTGGCGAGGCGTTCGGCATAGCGCAGTGCCGCGCGACCGATTCCGAAGAACCGCACGCCCACAATGGCGACGAGCAAGAACATGATCGGCGGCTGCTCGCTGGCTCGCACGATCAACCAGCCGGAGAGGGCGGTGAGGGAGAGGGCGAAGAGGCTTGCGCCGGTGCCGAGAGCGATCGCTCCCACGAGGGTTCCGAGAGCGGGGCGCACAAACTCGAGCAGGCTGGCGAGAGTCGCGCGGGTGGTGCGCGGCGCGTCGAGAGCGTCAACATCCACGTCACCGTCGACGGTGAGCGGGTCGACGCGCGCTTCAACGGCACGGGTTCCGCCCGAAGTGCCCACCGCCACAACCTGATCGGCCAGCGCCGCGATTCCCGTTTCGTGAGAAGCAACGATCACTGTGACGGGACGACCACGAAGCTCAGCAAGCGCTGCTTCCACACGCGCAGCGGATGCCGGATCCAAGTGTGCGGTCGGCTCATCGAGCAGCAACAGGGTGGCGCCCGCTTCGACGCGCAGCAGCCCGCGCGCGACGGCGATGCGGCGCAACTCGCCGGGACTCACCTGGCGCGGATCGGCATCCGCGACACCGGTGAGACCGAGGTCGAGCAGCACCGAACGAATGGCTTTCTCATCGTTGCTGTACAGGCGAAGCTCGTCGAGCACGGTGTCAGCAACGGTGTGCGGATGCTGCGGAACCCACGCCACGCGGGAAACGTCGATGCCCCACACGCTGCCGCCGCTGGGCTCGCGATTGCCCGCAAGAACCTCAAGGACACTGGATTTTCCGCTACCGCTTGGCCCATCAAGAGCCGTGATGGTGCCGGGCGCGGCACGGAAGTTGAGCTTGTCCACAGCGGGCCGCGCACGACCCTCATAAGAGATGCTGAGGTCGACGACCCGGAAGCCGCCGGCACTCTGGCGGTGCTCCCGAGCGCGCGGTGCGTCGATGATGGTGCGGGCGCGGCGCAGAGCAGTGAGCCCATTCTCGGAGGAGTGGAACGCGGCACCCAGATCGCGGAAGGGCGCGAAGCACTCGGGCGCGAGCACGAGAGCGATGAGGCCGACGGTGAGGGAGAGCTGACCATCCACGAGTCGAACGCCGACGAAGACAGCGACGACCGCGACCGAA
Proteins encoded in this region:
- a CDS encoding type II toxin-antitoxin system Phd/YefM family antitoxin, which encodes MRLVNILEARNTLSRLVAAVSDGDEVVIAKRGKPVARLVPAVEIVSEHTAAQAAEWLTRNPVPSHPARSADELDRQIAAEREGWE
- the cydD gene encoding thiol reductant ABC exporter subunit CydD encodes the protein MRAKLQERLAAGFGPGGVHTLFGLGLLASLKGLALVLMAEAVARGVVGVIEADAAAWQFAIILGIAAGLLRAATAWATESFATRAALGAKESLRHELAERVLTGSDARSGASTAIATVGLDELDNYFRVVLPAIVTTATVPLLIGARILSVDWVSALIIVLTVPLVPVFMILVGGHTRERAEAASASLERLSDHLVELARGLPVLVGLGRVAEQSKALRTISAENRTKTMETLRTAFLSALVLELIATISVAVVAVFVGVRLVDGQLSLTVGLIALVLAPECFAPFRDLGAAFHSSENGLTALRRARTIIDAPRAREHRQSAGGFRVVDLSISYEGRARPAVDKLNFRAAPGTITALDGPSGSGKSSVLEVLAGNREPSGGSVWGIDVSRVAWVPQHPHTVADTVLDELRLYSNDEKAIRSVLLDLGLTGVADADPRQVSPGELRRIAVARGLLRVEAGATLLLLDEPTAHLDPASAARVEAALAELRGRPVTVIVASHETGIAALADQVVAVGTSGGTRAVEARVDPLTVDGDVDVDALDAPRTTRATLASLLEFVRPALGTLVGAIALGTGASLFALSLTALSGWLIVRASEQPPIMFLLVAIVGVRFFGIGRAALRYAERLATHRAVLGSVIELRVALWNGLGARALGSRALANGGVALDYLVAASDRVRDLVPRVVLPPAVALGTSLAALIAVGLLHAPAVPVLLAGLAVGLVAAPIIAVIVDRSAANGIAEVQSRVVRAFAAMTGAATDLRANGVGGRMLARLDHIDAEAGALSRRSARALGIGNAVVVLACSVTAVAMLPVAAPAVIAGTLPIGIVAVLVLIPIGLVDSLIAFVDSVQQWPALSAALAKVRGVTAGVERADGAAGKRAGHRAQAEAANADQPLGDVTVLELSELGIRWPSSPTLAFSGATARVERSEWLVVEGPSGAGKSTLLAALLGYLPAAAGSWSLNGVDAQELSPAQLRAAVTWCPQESHLFDSTIRANLLLGRAHDDQPTEQELVAVLRQVGLGPLFDSLDRGLDTRVGSAGESLSGGERQRLAVARTLLTRADVVLLDEPTAHLDAASAEQLITDLRTALADKIVVLVSHHDDERRDDDVSLRLGVREQVASL
- a CDS encoding GAF domain-containing protein, whose protein sequence is MVAVSLGLLSLILQITLQRPTYMELSRREEQAVIESAVKSGAIERSLTVLIRYLAEHCSMAGNNDRVSVYYHHDQKFVMLARWSQNPGFATSGRGTYPIGQGAIGEAWESRSAVVELPATRARWNQRLERHHGFPKGTAANLTMHSLSIAALRIAANGESVGVVVFESTVKERATQDTLDTLEGSMLYATLRELVATVATLTPRVQEASKTKPPSAPEPEAWREMGTE
- a CDS encoding type II toxin-antitoxin system VapC family toxin — protein: MIYLDSCIVIYAVEDDGPRGNAVRQRLTDAADAVVAVSALVTLECLVGPLRDENFGLHDHYLRALSNFKALPLEAEHYMRAAELRARYGLKTPDALHLAAAQMHGCDELWTNDDRLASAAKNLAMNVTSPSANS
- a CDS encoding HigA family addiction module antitoxin; its protein translation is MSMQNPPHPGLLLEDYLGDVSLAEAARRLGVTRATLSRIRNGHASVTADMAVRLGILLGTSAELWLGMQTAYDLWVERQKPRPEILSLASWA
- a CDS encoding acyl-CoA dehydrogenase family protein, with the protein product MTVLTPALLGRIRSRAARYDRENIFFTEDLQELRAVGYLKPRSLRELSDDQRLLAAYAPATALAINMHLVWIGVAWALRERGDSSLDWLLADAEAGEVFAFGLSEPGNDLVMWDSHTTAETVEGGYAFTGTKIFTSLSPAWTQLGLFGKHTADDGTETLVHGFISRDEPGWRSLGDWDTLGMRATQSHTTVLDGAFVPANRVARVLPVGPNADPFIFAVFANFLPLIASVYAGLADRALELGVEALQQRSSAISGEAYSEHPDLRWRMADAALALDAIEPQLHSIVDDVDGLVDHGAGWFRKLTGVKHRSIETARHVVDQVMRSAGGGAFRSTSELARLQRDVLAGIYHPSNPESVYKTVASDLFGS